In a single window of the Cyanobium sp. AMD-g genome:
- a CDS encoding prolyl oligopeptidase family serine peptidase has product MGEPSWQESDPLPAALAVGRATGVAEPRLDGGRLFWLEHRPSEGGRTTLMARRPGAAAVELTAGSWNVRSRVHEYGGGAYAVADDQLVFVDDGDRCLWQLSLTGGSDPTATSVPRRLTAPSDPERPRAFADGLIDQPRQRWIGVMEQDGLDRLVAVPLAGGEPERLHQPADFCGYAVLAPGGGHLAWVAWQQPFMPWERSQLWLAAIDAAGQLQQARPIAGSAAGDPLGISVFQPLWLDDGSLVVANDRSGWWNLERLADVAALGSDTPPRWQPLCPLEAEFASPQWVYGLRTLAWDGTRLLAAVCRQGCWELGRLGVDGGRFEPIPLPFTELASLTAAEGRLVAVAGAPGIGQGLLELDTASGTWQHTAAAPLPLEAEAISRPEPLWFDGHGGAPTQAWYYPPRGGSRAEAPLLVKGHSGPTAMAGTGLNLAIQFWTSRGWGVVDVNYGGSTGFGRAYRQRLDGQWGVVDVADCAAAALALVAAGKADPDRLAFEGGSAGGFTVLAALCFTDVFKAGACRYPVADPEALLGVDHRFEARYTETLIGPWPEARSVYEARSPLRHAQRITVPVVFFHGLDDRVVPARQSEQMVEALRRGGLETELHLFAGEGHGFRDSGVRTTVLEATEAFFRRQFRL; this is encoded by the coding sequence GTGGGGGAGCCGTCGTGGCAGGAATCGGACCCCCTGCCCGCCGCACTGGCGGTGGGTCGGGCCACCGGCGTCGCCGAACCGCGGCTGGACGGGGGGCGCCTGTTCTGGCTGGAGCACCGCCCCAGCGAGGGGGGGCGCACCACCTTGATGGCGCGGCGCCCTGGCGCAGCGGCCGTGGAGCTGACAGCGGGGTCCTGGAACGTGCGCAGCCGCGTGCATGAATACGGCGGCGGCGCCTATGCCGTGGCAGACGACCAACTGGTGTTCGTCGACGACGGTGACCGCTGCCTCTGGCAGCTCAGCCTGACCGGCGGCAGCGACCCCACGGCGACCTCAGTGCCCCGGCGGCTCACGGCCCCATCTGACCCGGAGCGGCCGCGGGCCTTCGCCGATGGCCTGATCGACCAGCCTCGCCAGCGCTGGATCGGCGTGATGGAGCAGGACGGCCTCGACCGGCTGGTGGCCGTGCCCCTGGCGGGGGGCGAACCGGAACGGCTGCACCAGCCGGCGGACTTCTGCGGCTACGCCGTGCTGGCCCCAGGCGGCGGCCACCTGGCCTGGGTGGCCTGGCAGCAGCCGTTCATGCCCTGGGAGCGCAGCCAGCTCTGGCTCGCCGCCATCGACGCGGCTGGGCAGTTGCAGCAAGCCCGGCCCATCGCCGGCTCGGCGGCCGGGGATCCCCTGGGGATCTCGGTGTTCCAGCCCCTCTGGCTCGACGACGGTTCGCTGGTGGTGGCCAACGACCGCAGCGGCTGGTGGAACCTGGAACGGCTTGCGGATGTGGCCGCCCTGGGATCGGACACCCCGCCGCGATGGCAGCCGCTCTGCCCTCTGGAAGCGGAGTTCGCCAGTCCGCAGTGGGTGTACGGATTGCGCACCCTGGCCTGGGACGGCACCCGGCTGCTGGCGGCGGTCTGCCGCCAGGGCTGCTGGGAGCTGGGCCGGCTGGGGGTCGACGGCGGCCGCTTCGAGCCGATCCCCCTGCCCTTCACCGAGCTGGCGTCCCTGACGGCGGCGGAGGGCCGGCTGGTGGCGGTGGCCGGGGCGCCGGGGATCGGCCAGGGGCTGCTGGAGCTGGACACGGCCAGCGGCACCTGGCAGCACACAGCCGCCGCGCCGCTGCCCCTGGAGGCCGAGGCGATCAGCCGGCCGGAACCCCTCTGGTTCGACGGTCATGGCGGAGCGCCCACCCAGGCCTGGTACTACCCGCCCCGGGGCGGCAGCCGCGCCGAGGCCCCCCTGCTGGTCAAGGGCCACAGCGGCCCCACCGCCATGGCCGGCACGGGGCTGAACCTGGCCATCCAGTTCTGGACCAGCCGCGGCTGGGGCGTGGTGGATGTGAATTACGGCGGCTCCACCGGCTTCGGGCGCGCCTACCGGCAGCGGCTCGACGGCCAGTGGGGCGTGGTGGATGTGGCCGACTGCGCCGCCGCCGCCCTGGCCCTGGTGGCGGCGGGCAAGGCGGACCCGGACCGGTTGGCCTTCGAAGGTGGCAGTGCCGGCGGCTTCACCGTGCTGGCGGCCCTGTGCTTCACCGACGTGTTCAAAGCCGGCGCCTGCCGCTATCCCGTGGCCGATCCGGAGGCCCTGCTCGGGGTGGATCACCGCTTCGAGGCCCGCTACACCGAAACCCTGATCGGCCCCTGGCCCGAGGCACGGTCCGTCTACGAAGCCCGTTCGCCGCTGCGCCATGCGCAACGGATCACGGTGCCGGTGGTGTTCTTCCATGGCCTGGACGACCGGGTGGTGCCGGCGCGTCAGAGTGAGCAGATGGTGGAAGCCCTGCGCCGAGGCGGACTGGAAACGGAACTGCACCTGTTCGCCGGAGAGGGCCACGGCTTCCGTGACAGCGGCGTGCGCACCACGGTGCTGGAAGCCACCGAAGCCTTCTTCCGCCGCCAGTTCCGCCTGTGA
- a CDS encoding sodium/glutamate symporter yields the protein MIAALVPGVVEGVEWLALALAALIVLLLIGSSVGGLLGMKRWGLPEALLAGGLGLVVAPAGLLPLLPQRVIDLWDQLPLPLLTLVFATLLLGKPLPKLGGLWRPLSAQVLLALTLAFGQFLVAGLAVLLVLQPWLGVSPVMACLIEVAYEGGHGSAAAMGPTYERLGLEGAQALGLAMATVGLLVSTVVGGLLVVLGRARGWLKFPDALPIEEAVALLEQGTTPLQEVPMDLPLEAGTVEVPALWRQSADWAVNLGLAGVAVLFGCGALAALRFVADASGGVFALVIDALPVFPLALVGSLLVRLILEKSGQTQWVSTAIQGQTGTISADLLITAATACLDLSLLAHDWIPLTVLALAGLLWNLGVILLLAPRILPPDWFERAIIEFGQATGVAASGLLLLRMADPGDRSQAVTAFSIKQLLLQPLLAGGVITVVAPLVVDGLGLPAWTGLCLGLVVLWSGLGLWLAARAKGAT from the coding sequence GTGATCGCCGCACTGGTGCCGGGGGTGGTGGAAGGCGTCGAATGGCTGGCCCTGGCCCTGGCGGCCCTCATCGTGCTGCTGCTGATCGGCAGCAGCGTCGGCGGGCTGCTGGGCATGAAGCGCTGGGGACTGCCGGAGGCCCTGCTGGCGGGCGGTCTGGGGCTGGTGGTGGCCCCGGCCGGGCTGCTGCCCCTGCTGCCCCAGCGGGTGATCGACCTCTGGGACCAGTTGCCCCTGCCCCTGCTGACGCTGGTGTTCGCCACCCTGCTGCTGGGCAAGCCGCTGCCGAAGCTGGGGGGCCTGTGGCGCCCGCTTTCGGCCCAGGTGCTGCTGGCGCTCACCCTGGCCTTCGGCCAGTTCCTGGTGGCGGGACTGGCGGTCCTGCTGGTGCTGCAGCCCTGGCTGGGCGTGAGCCCGGTGATGGCCTGCCTGATCGAGGTGGCCTACGAGGGCGGCCACGGCTCGGCCGCCGCCATGGGGCCCACCTACGAGCGGCTCGGGTTGGAGGGCGCCCAGGCCCTGGGGCTGGCGATGGCCACCGTGGGGTTGCTGGTGTCCACGGTGGTGGGCGGGCTGCTGGTGGTGCTGGGGAGGGCCAGGGGCTGGCTGAAGTTCCCCGACGCGCTGCCGATCGAGGAGGCGGTGGCGCTCCTGGAGCAGGGGACCACGCCCCTGCAGGAGGTGCCGATGGATCTGCCCCTGGAGGCGGGCACCGTGGAGGTGCCGGCCCTCTGGCGGCAGAGCGCCGACTGGGCCGTGAACCTGGGGCTGGCGGGGGTGGCGGTGCTGTTCGGCTGCGGAGCGCTGGCGGCGCTGCGCTTCGTGGCCGACGCCAGCGGCGGGGTGTTCGCCCTGGTGATCGACGCCCTGCCCGTGTTCCCCCTGGCCCTGGTGGGGTCGCTGCTGGTGCGCCTGATCCTGGAGAAGAGCGGCCAGACCCAGTGGGTCTCGACCGCCATCCAGGGCCAGACCGGCACCATCTCGGCCGACCTGTTGATCACCGCCGCCACCGCCTGCCTGGACCTGAGCCTGCTGGCCCACGACTGGATCCCCCTGACGGTGCTGGCCCTGGCGGGTCTGCTGTGGAACCTGGGGGTGATCCTGCTGCTGGCCCCGCGGATCCTGCCGCCCGACTGGTTCGAGCGGGCGATCATCGAATTCGGCCAGGCCACGGGGGTGGCCGCCAGCGGGCTGCTGCTGCTTCGCATGGCCGACCCGGGCGACCGCAGCCAGGCGGTGACGGCCTTTTCCATCAAGCAACTGCTGCTCCAGCCCCTGCTGGCGGGGGGCGTGATCACCGTGGTGGCGCCCCTGGTGGTGGACGGCTTGGGCCTGCCGGCCTGGACCGGCCTGTGCCTGGGCCTGGTGGTGCTGTGGAGTGGGCTGGGGCTGTGGCTGGCGGCGCGGGCGAAGGGAGCGACCTGA